In Pantoea phytobeneficialis, one genomic interval encodes:
- a CDS encoding nucleoside permease: MKNTMPKLSFMMFLEWFIWGAWFVPLWAFLSKNGFTPMEIAWCYACTSIAAILSPILVGSLADRFFQAQKVLSLLMIVGAILMFFAAQQTHFGSFFPLLLLYALTYMPTIALTNSIAFSHVGDVERDYPRVRVMGTIGWIASGIACGFLPPLLGFGDISASNVPLLITAASSLLLGIFALMLPATEPKSTGKFSLRVALGLDALHLLKDRSFLVFFVCSFLFSMPLAFYYIFAEGYLTEVGLPHATGWMTLGQVSEIFFLLALPFFIKRFGIGKVLLLGLVTAALRYVFFVFGGDQNLLTFGLLFMGILLHGVSYDFYFITAYIYVDKKAPVAMRNAAQGLITLACQGIGSLLGYRLGGYLMQEMFAYDKPINGQTFNWAGMWMFGSVMIVIITLAFIVLFRDGKKRSDELTAFDTSAPAESHK, encoded by the coding sequence ATGAAAAATACAATGCCAAAACTGTCGTTCATGATGTTCCTTGAATGGTTTATCTGGGGGGCATGGTTCGTGCCGCTCTGGGCCTTTCTGAGTAAAAATGGCTTCACCCCGATGGAGATTGCCTGGTGCTATGCCTGCACCTCCATCGCCGCCATCCTGTCACCGATTCTGGTTGGCTCGCTGGCAGACCGCTTCTTCCAGGCACAGAAAGTCTTGTCGCTGCTGATGATTGTTGGCGCGATTCTGATGTTCTTCGCCGCGCAACAGACGCACTTCGGCAGCTTCTTCCCGCTGCTGCTGTTATATGCGCTGACCTATATGCCGACCATTGCGCTGACCAACAGCATTGCCTTCTCCCACGTTGGTGATGTTGAACGCGATTATCCACGCGTGCGCGTGATGGGGACCATCGGCTGGATCGCTTCCGGCATTGCCTGCGGCTTCCTGCCGCCGCTGCTTGGTTTTGGCGATATCTCGGCGAGTAATGTTCCGTTGCTGATCACCGCTGCCAGTTCGCTGCTGCTGGGTATCTTTGCCCTGATGTTGCCGGCCACAGAACCGAAAAGCACCGGCAAATTCAGCCTGCGCGTGGCACTCGGTCTGGATGCGTTGCATCTGTTGAAAGATCGTAGCTTCCTCGTGTTCTTTGTCTGCTCGTTCCTGTTCAGCATGCCGCTGGCCTTCTACTACATCTTTGCTGAAGGTTATCTGACCGAAGTGGGTCTGCCGCATGCCACCGGCTGGATGACCCTCGGCCAGGTATCGGAAATCTTTTTCCTGCTGGCGCTGCCGTTCTTTATCAAACGTTTCGGCATCGGCAAAGTGCTGCTGTTGGGACTGGTGACTGCCGCGCTGCGCTATGTCTTCTTCGTGTTCGGCGGCGATCAGAACCTGCTAACCTTCGGCCTGCTGTTTATGGGTATCCTGCTGCATGGCGTCAGCTATGACTTCTACTTCATCACCGCCTACATTTACGTGGATAAGAAAGCGCCGGTAGCGATGCGTAACGCGGCGCAGGGCCTGATTACGCTTGCCTGTCAGGGTATCGGCAGCCTGCTGGGCTACCGTCTTGGCGGCTATCTGATGCAGGAGATGTTTGCTTACGATAAGCCGATCAACGGTCAGACCTTCAACTGGGCCGGGATGTGGATGTTCGGTAGCGTGATGATTGTGATTATCACCCTCGCCTTTATCGTGTTGTTCCGTGACGGCAAAAAACGC
- a CDS encoding MFS transporter — MTVATTRPAVLAAEDTAAIYRKITWKLIPFLCLCYLAAYLDRINIGLAKLQMASDLSLSETAFGLGAGLFFVGYILFEVPSNLILQRVGAKIWIARIMITWGLLSTATLLVQTPMQFYIIRFLLGAAEAGFLPGVLFYLTKWFPSWRRSRIIALFMIGLPLSSLIGGPLSGWIMGHFHEVYGMRGWQWLFLLEGIPSVLLGVMTFWLLPNSVESANWLSAEEKQAVQNDLDRDEGEAKGVKHRLRDGLLNIRVVMLGGIDFSILLSAYAMGFWMPTFIKNAGTTDISTIGYLTAIPSLAALIGMLAIGSSSDRTRERRWHIIVPFIIGAAAMGASTFFSHNVMMTVLLFSIAQAMIIGAVPVFFSLPATFLKGTAAAAGFALACSIANIAGLVSNSVMGIALDLTGSGNGALWFFAVCLLLSCLLVIALPAKLVNR, encoded by the coding sequence ATGACTGTTGCTACAACCCGTCCTGCTGTGCTGGCAGCCGAGGACACTGCCGCGATTTACCGCAAAATCACCTGGAAACTGATTCCTTTTCTCTGTTTATGTTATCTGGCGGCGTATCTGGACCGTATCAACATCGGTCTGGCGAAGCTGCAAATGGCCAGCGACCTGTCGCTGAGCGAGACGGCGTTTGGTCTCGGTGCCGGGCTGTTTTTTGTTGGCTACATTCTGTTTGAAGTTCCAAGCAACCTGATTCTGCAACGCGTCGGGGCAAAAATCTGGATCGCGCGCATCATGATTACCTGGGGTTTGCTCTCCACTGCAACCTTACTGGTGCAAACGCCGATGCAGTTCTACATCATTCGTTTTTTACTGGGCGCGGCGGAAGCCGGGTTTCTGCCGGGCGTGTTGTTCTATCTCACTAAATGGTTCCCCTCCTGGCGTCGCAGCCGCATCATCGCGCTGTTTATGATTGGTCTGCCGCTCTCCAGTCTGATTGGCGGACCGCTTTCCGGTTGGATCATGGGCCATTTCCATGAGGTGTACGGGATGCGCGGCTGGCAATGGCTGTTCCTGCTGGAGGGTATCCCGAGCGTGCTGCTGGGGGTGATGACTTTCTGGTTGCTGCCGAACAGCGTGGAAAGTGCAAACTGGCTGAGTGCGGAAGAAAAGCAGGCGGTGCAAAACGACCTTGACAGAGATGAAGGCGAGGCGAAAGGGGTGAAGCATCGCCTGCGTGATGGTCTGCTGAATATCCGTGTGGTGATGCTCGGCGGGATCGACTTCTCCATTCTGCTCAGTGCCTATGCGATGGGCTTCTGGATGCCGACCTTTATTAAAAACGCTGGCACCACCGATATCAGCACCATCGGTTACCTGACGGCCATTCCCAGCCTGGCGGCGTTGATCGGTATGCTGGCCATTGGCAGCAGCTCGGACCGGACGCGTGAACGCCGCTGGCATATCATTGTACCATTTATCATTGGCGCAGCGGCGATGGGAGCCAGCACCTTTTTCTCCCATAACGTGATGATGACGGTGCTGTTATTCTCGATTGCCCAGGCGATGATCATTGGCGCGGTGCCGGTGTTCTTCAGCCTGCCTGCGACCTTCCTGAAAGGCACGGCGGCAGCGGCCGGGTTTGCGCTGGCCTGCTCCATCGCCAATATCGCCGGACTGGTGAGTAACTCGGTGATGGGGATCGCACTGGATCTTACTGGCAGCGGCAATGGCGCGCTGTGGTTCTTTGCGGTCTGTCTGCTGTTGAGCTGCCTGCTGGTGATCGCTTTACCGGCCAAACTGGTTAACCGTTAA
- a CDS encoding N-carbamoylsarcosine amidohydrolase yields the protein MTQSASDNYAGVWGNRIGFGKRPALLMIDFLQGYTTPGAPLFAPGVVDAVQEAEALLATARHCAIPVIHTQIRYHPQHQRDGGIWVQKAPVMRDMVEGNPLAAFCPGVLPLADEVVITKQYASAFFGTALASLLVTEGIDTLIIAGCSTSGCVRASAVDALQYGFRAMVVRECVGDRHAAPHEANLFDIDSKYGDVVSKATTLEYLGQFSAR from the coding sequence ATGACACAAAGCGCCAGTGACAACTATGCCGGTGTCTGGGGCAACCGCATCGGTTTTGGCAAACGACCGGCTCTGCTGATGATCGATTTTCTGCAAGGCTACACCACGCCGGGCGCACCGCTGTTTGCGCCGGGGGTGGTGGATGCGGTCCAGGAAGCGGAAGCCTTGCTGGCAACCGCACGCCACTGCGCCATCCCGGTGATCCATACCCAAATCCGTTACCACCCGCAGCATCAACGTGATGGTGGCATCTGGGTACAGAAAGCGCCGGTGATGCGCGACATGGTGGAGGGCAATCCGCTGGCGGCGTTCTGCCCTGGCGTGCTGCCACTCGCGGATGAGGTGGTGATCACCAAGCAATATGCCAGCGCGTTTTTTGGCACCGCACTGGCATCGCTGCTGGTGACGGAAGGTATCGACACCCTGATCATCGCCGGGTGTTCCACCAGCGGCTGCGTGCGCGCCAGCGCCGTGGACGCGTTGCAATACGGCTTTCGCGCGATGGTGGTACGTGAATGCGTGGGCGATCGCCACGCAGCGCCGCATGAAGCCAACCTGTTTGATATCGACAGTAAGTACGGCGATGTGGTGTCCAAAGCCACCACGCTGGAGTATCTCGGACAGTTCAGCGCCCGTTAA
- a CDS encoding maleate cis-trans isomerase family protein — translation MTRQYRIGQIVPSSNITMETEIPAMLQARQLIRPERFTFHSSRMRMKHVNKDELAAMDKESDRCALELSDAKVDVLGYACLVAIMAMGPGYHRQSQARLTAVTRENDALAPVITSAGALVDALHIMGAKKIALVAPYMKPLTELVVDYIQREGIEVKVWRALEIADNLAVARHDPANLPGIVADMPLDDVDVVVLSACVQMPSLPAVAKVEAQTGKPVITAAIATTYALLKALELEPVVPGAGALLSGAW, via the coding sequence ATGACCCGCCAGTACCGTATCGGCCAAATTGTGCCAAGTTCCAACATTACGATGGAAACTGAAATCCCTGCCATGTTGCAGGCTCGCCAGTTGATCCGCCCGGAGCGCTTTACTTTTCACTCCAGCCGCATGCGTATGAAGCACGTCAACAAAGATGAACTGGCGGCGATGGATAAGGAGTCGGACCGCTGCGCGCTGGAACTGTCGGATGCCAAAGTTGATGTGCTGGGATACGCCTGCCTGGTGGCGATCATGGCGATGGGCCCCGGTTATCACCGTCAGTCACAGGCGCGTCTTACCGCGGTCACACGAGAAAATGACGCGCTGGCACCGGTGATCACCAGTGCCGGTGCGCTGGTGGATGCGCTGCATATCATGGGTGCGAAAAAGATCGCTCTGGTCGCGCCGTATATGAAGCCCCTTACGGAGCTGGTGGTGGATTACATCCAGCGCGAAGGGATTGAGGTGAAAGTGTGGCGTGCACTGGAGATTGCCGATAACCTCGCGGTCGCCCGTCATGATCCCGCCAATCTGCCGGGCATTGTGGCCGATATGCCGCTGGACGACGTCGACGTGGTGGTGTTGTCAGCCTGCGTGCAAATGCCTTCACTGCCGGCAGTCGCCAAAGTGGAAGCGCAAACCGGCAAGCCGGTGATCACCGCAGCGATCGCCACTACCTACGCGTTGCTGAAAGCGCTGGAACTGGAGCCGGTGGTGCCTGGTGCCGGTGCGTTGCTGTCCGGTGCCTGGTAA
- a CDS encoding alpha/beta fold hydrolase, which produces MSTFVSGGQVQANGIRQHYLRYGGKGPTLILVPGITSPAITWGFVAEVFGQQFDTWVLDVRGRGLSSSGAGLDYGTESCADDINAFAEALGLTQYHLVGHSMGARFIMRAAVKQPDSVLSLSLIDPPVSGPGRRLYPGQWPWYQDSIREAEQGMDAEAMKKYCPSWTKEQRQLRAEWLHTCYEPAIRRAYDDFHQLDIHQYFRQLPAKTLLMVAGKGGVILAEDEAEIRELLPSIEIAHVEHAGHMIPWDDFPGFFAAFGTFLGATLQPEIQS; this is translated from the coding sequence ATGAGCACGTTTGTCAGCGGTGGCCAGGTGCAGGCGAACGGCATTCGCCAGCACTATCTGCGTTATGGCGGGAAAGGCCCGACTCTGATTCTGGTACCGGGTATCACCAGCCCGGCGATTACCTGGGGTTTTGTCGCGGAAGTATTTGGTCAGCAATTTGATACCTGGGTGCTGGATGTGCGTGGACGCGGTTTATCCAGCAGCGGTGCAGGTCTGGACTACGGCACCGAGAGCTGCGCCGACGATATTAACGCCTTCGCTGAGGCTCTGGGACTGACGCAGTACCACCTGGTCGGCCATTCAATGGGGGCGCGTTTTATCATGCGTGCTGCGGTGAAACAGCCAGACAGCGTGTTGTCGTTGTCACTGATTGATCCGCCAGTGTCGGGACCGGGCCGTCGTCTCTATCCGGGCCAGTGGCCGTGGTATCAGGACTCGATCCGCGAGGCGGAGCAGGGCATGGACGCGGAAGCGATGAAAAAATATTGCCCGAGCTGGACGAAAGAGCAACGTCAGTTGCGCGCCGAGTGGCTGCACACCTGCTACGAACCGGCCATCCGTCGTGCCTACGACGATTTTCATCAGCTCGATATCCACCAATATTTTCGCCAGTTGCCCGCTAAAACCCTGCTGATGGTGGCGGGCAAAGGTGGCGTGATCCTGGCGGAAGATGAGGCCGAGATCCGCGAACTGCTGCCCTCAATTGAAATCGCTCACGTTGAACATGCCGGACATATGATCCCCTGGGATGACTTCCCCGGCTTCTTCGCTGCCTTTGGTACCTTCCTTGGCGCAACCCTGCAACCGGAGATTCAGTCATGA
- a CDS encoding FAD-dependent monooxygenase, whose protein sequence is MSNMKRIAIVGAGLGGLAAGSLLQKAGFNVQVYEQSPAFSRLGAGIHMGPNVLKVFRRMGIEQQLEDLASHPDFWFSRDGETGEYLSRIPLGEFARKEYGAAYVTVHRGDLQAMQMTSLEPGSVHFGKCLSSVEDSGNDVVLRFQDGSEERADIVIGADGINSKLREHLLGVEAPTYSGWVAHRALIRGEQLRKYNLDFEDCVKWWSEDRHLMVYYTTKSRDEYYYVSGVPHPAWDFKGSFVDSSQQEMLETFGHYHPVVQALIECSENVTKWPLLNRQPLPVWSEGRIVLLGDACHPMKPHMAQGAAMAIEDAAMLARCLTETGLEDYSTAFRLYEVNRKERASRVQSVSNANTFLRTQEDPAWVYGYDVFAAPLKSEGA, encoded by the coding sequence ATGAGCAATATGAAACGCATTGCGATCGTTGGCGCAGGTCTTGGTGGCCTGGCTGCTGGCTCGTTGTTACAGAAAGCGGGCTTCAATGTGCAGGTTTACGAACAGAGTCCGGCGTTTTCACGTCTCGGTGCGGGCATCCACATGGGACCGAACGTCCTGAAAGTGTTCCGTCGCATGGGGATCGAACAACAGCTGGAAGATCTGGCCTCACATCCGGATTTTTGGTTCAGTCGCGACGGCGAAACCGGTGAATACCTCTCGCGCATTCCGCTGGGTGAATTTGCGCGCAAGGAGTACGGTGCAGCATACGTCACGGTACATCGTGGCGATTTGCAGGCGATGCAGATGACCAGCCTGGAGCCGGGTTCGGTTCACTTTGGCAAATGCCTGAGCAGCGTGGAAGACAGCGGCAACGATGTGGTGCTGCGTTTCCAGGATGGTAGCGAAGAACGCGCCGATATCGTGATTGGTGCCGATGGTATCAACTCCAAACTGCGCGAACACCTGCTGGGCGTGGAAGCACCGACCTACAGCGGCTGGGTGGCGCACCGCGCGTTGATCCGTGGCGAACAACTGCGTAAGTACAACCTCGATTTCGAAGATTGCGTGAAATGGTGGTCGGAAGATCGTCACCTGATGGTGTACTACACCACCAAATCTCGCGATGAATACTACTACGTCTCTGGCGTGCCGCATCCGGCGTGGGATTTCAAAGGTAGTTTTGTCGACAGCAGCCAGCAGGAGATGCTGGAAACTTTCGGCCATTACCATCCGGTGGTCCAGGCGCTGATTGAATGCAGCGAAAACGTCACCAAGTGGCCGCTGCTCAACCGCCAGCCGCTGCCGGTGTGGAGTGAAGGGCGCATTGTGCTGTTGGGTGATGCCTGCCATCCGATGAAACCGCATATGGCACAGGGTGCTGCGATGGCGATTGAAGACGCCGCCATGCTGGCACGTTGCCTGACAGAAACCGGCCTGGAAGATTACAGCACCGCCTTCCGCCTGTATGAAGTCAACCGCAAAGAGCGCGCTTCGCGTGTGCAGTCGGTGTCGAACGCCAACACCTTCCTGCGCACGCAGGAAGATCCGGCCTGGGTGTACGGCTACGATGTCTTCGCCGCACCGCTGAAAAGCGAGGGGGCGTGA
- a CDS encoding 2,5-dihydroxypyridine 5,6-dioxygenase, whose protein sequence is MAVNQSQLGQMFEQVLRLSKVDATQSVAILKSHYSDARTVQAATDAALRLGAKVYCVELPAFNHPTAMGNDMTAYCGDTALTGNIAAQRALEAADLIVDTMMLLHSPEQEQILKTGTRILLAVEPPEVLARMLPTEEDKSRVLAAAAVLEKARMMTVKSQAGSDFRAPLGQYPTVTEYGYADEPGRWDHWPSGFLFTWPNEDQAEGVLVLEVGDILLPFKSYARERITLEIEKGFVTKIHGGFEAEYLRDYMSYFNDPEVYGISHIGWGLQPRAQWTAMGLHDKNDGMCMDARAFYGNFLFSTGPNTEVGGKRKTPCHMDIALRRCDIKVDDLLVVAEGEVVAPEASRAR, encoded by the coding sequence ATGGCAGTTAACCAGAGTCAGTTAGGACAGATGTTTGAGCAGGTATTACGTCTGTCGAAAGTCGATGCCACACAAAGCGTCGCCATTCTGAAAAGTCACTATTCTGATGCACGCACCGTGCAGGCCGCGACCGATGCTGCACTACGATTGGGCGCGAAAGTGTATTGCGTGGAACTGCCAGCCTTTAATCATCCCACCGCGATGGGCAACGACATGACCGCCTACTGCGGCGATACCGCGTTAACCGGCAACATTGCGGCGCAACGCGCGCTGGAAGCAGCAGACCTGATTGTCGATACCATGATGTTGCTGCACTCACCGGAGCAGGAACAGATCCTGAAAACCGGTACCCGTATCCTGCTGGCAGTTGAACCCCCGGAAGTGTTGGCACGAATGTTGCCAACGGAAGAGGACAAGTCGCGTGTGCTGGCCGCGGCCGCGGTACTGGAGAAAGCGCGCATGATGACGGTGAAATCCCAGGCCGGCAGCGATTTCCGCGCCCCGCTGGGACAGTATCCGACGGTGACCGAGTACGGTTATGCCGATGAACCGGGCCGCTGGGACCATTGGCCGAGCGGTTTCCTGTTCACCTGGCCGAACGAAGATCAGGCGGAAGGGGTGCTGGTGCTGGAAGTGGGAGATATCCTGCTGCCGTTTAAATCCTATGCCCGCGAACGTATCACGCTGGAAATCGAGAAAGGCTTTGTGACAAAGATCCACGGTGGCTTCGAAGCGGAATATCTGCGTGATTACATGAGCTATTTCAACGACCCGGAAGTGTATGGCATTTCACATATCGGCTGGGGATTACAGCCACGCGCACAGTGGACCGCTATGGGCCTGCACGACAAAAACGACGGCATGTGTATGGATGCACGCGCGTTTTACGGCAACTTCCTGTTCTCCACCGGTCCGAACACCGAAGTGGGCGGCAAACGTAAAACACCATGCCATATGGATATCGCGCTGCGCCGTTGTGACATCAAGGTTGATGATCTGCTGGTGGTCGCCGAAGGCGAAGTGGTGGCACCCGAAGCCTCACGCGCACGTTAA
- a CDS encoding MarR family winged helix-turn-helix transcriptional regulator: protein MSHDHTSPTEDNYDYTQQVGHLLRKVYQRHVAIFQQHVGDSQITAVQFITLCALRDHGPSAQNDLVRYTAVDQATIRGVVERLKARDLVSLGPDPTDKRKVIVMLTEPGQALIQHTTDNAVRITEMTYGQLNPAERVALVYLLRKMLDDTSQS, encoded by the coding sequence ATGTCGCACGACCACACTTCCCCCACGGAAGACAATTACGACTACACCCAACAGGTTGGCCATCTGCTGCGCAAGGTTTACCAGCGCCATGTGGCGATTTTTCAACAACATGTGGGTGATTCACAGATCACGGCGGTGCAATTTATTACGCTGTGCGCACTGCGGGACCACGGTCCCAGCGCGCAGAACGATTTAGTGCGTTACACCGCTGTCGATCAGGCCACCATCCGCGGCGTGGTTGAACGTTTAAAGGCGCGCGATCTGGTCAGTCTTGGCCCTGATCCCACCGACAAACGCAAGGTGATTGTGATGCTGACAGAGCCGGGACAGGCGCTGATTCAGCACACCACCGATAACGCAGTTCGCATTACTGAAATGACGTATGGGCAGTTGAATCCAGCCGAACGAGTCGCGCTGGTTTATCTGCTCAGGAAAATGCTGGACGACACGAGCCAGTCATAA
- a CDS encoding (2Fe-2S)-binding protein, which translates to MMAQQSATTVSPAGLRCYSLKVNGEEREVTSYRDTSLLLVLRNELSLNGPKYGCGLGECGACTVMIDGVAARACVIPAFGVRQRAITTLEGLGSRDALHPVQLAFIEEQAAQCGYCLNGMIMTTAALLRDLPCPSDQQIRSALSGNLCRCGTHQEILCAVKRAVQLCLQQAEEQP; encoded by the coding sequence ATGATGGCACAACAGTCTGCCACGACGGTTTCACCTGCAGGTTTACGCTGTTATTCATTGAAGGTTAATGGCGAAGAGAGAGAAGTCACCAGCTATCGCGACACCTCGTTATTGCTGGTACTGCGTAATGAATTATCCCTTAACGGTCCGAAATATGGCTGTGGGCTGGGTGAATGCGGTGCCTGTACCGTGATGATTGATGGCGTTGCCGCGCGTGCCTGCGTGATCCCGGCGTTTGGCGTGCGGCAGCGCGCTATCACCACCCTGGAAGGCTTAGGCAGCCGTGATGCGCTGCATCCGGTGCAGCTGGCGTTTATCGAAGAACAGGCCGCTCAATGCGGCTACTGCCTGAATGGCATGATCATGACCACCGCCGCGTTGTTGCGCGATCTCCCCTGCCCCAGCGACCAACAAATTCGTTCCGCCCTGAGCGGCAATCTGTGCCGCTGCGGCACCCATCAGGAGATCCTCTGCGCGGTGAAGCGCGCAGTGCAACTCTGCCTGCAACAGGCGGAGGAGCAGCCATGA